The genomic interval TTCGGAGCGGAGGGTTCGGTCGGTCAGGTCGAGATTGCGACCGGTCCCGGCTTCACGAACTGGACGCGGGTTCCCCTCACCCCCGACTACCCGGCTCTCGTCGAGTTCCCCCTCAACAACTGCACGACCACCGGCAACGTGGACAACTACTTCAGCGACACGAACCTGACGTACACGACCTACACGGCGTCGCTCGCGAACTGGGCGGGGGGGGACGTCCGCATCCGGTTCCGACTCTCCGGCGATCTCCTCTATCCGGGGGGCCACTGGTGGATCGACGAGGTGCGCGTGACGCGGAGCCTGGTTCCCAGCGCGTGCAGCACGGTCGCCGCGGGGCCGCCGCCGATCCCCGACGGCGCGACGATTCCGGGACAGCCCCTCTCGGTCACGATGAACGGCGGCAACCTCGTGTTGGCGTGGGACGCGGCCCGCTGCCCGGCGAGCGCCGTGAACGTCTACTGGGGGCACCTCGGGAGCTTCGGAAGCTTCGCGGGGGGCGTCTGCAACCTGCCCGCGAGCGGAAGCGCGACGATCTCCCTCCCGAACAACGTCTGGTTCCTCGTCGCCGCAACCGACGGCGGGGCCATTGACGGGAGCTGGGCGAAGGGGGGGAACGGAGCCGAGAAGATCTACGCGGGGGCCTCGGCCGCCTGCCCGGCGATCGCGCAGCACGTCACGAACAACGGGTGTCCGTGATGCCGCCCGCGGCCGCCCACCTCACGTATCGCTCCCTTCACCTCGGGGACGAGGTCGAGGTCTGGGACGTGGACTGCCGTTCCGGCGCCGGCCCCTGCGGGGAGGAGGAGGCCGCGGAGAGGTTCAACATCGTCTTCCCGAGAGCCGGCGTCTTCCGCAGGCACGCCTCGTGCGGCGAGACGCTCGCCGACGTGAACCAGGCCCTCTTCTTCCGGCCGGGCGAGCCGTACCGGGTGAGCCATCCCGCTCCCGGCGGCGACGCGTGCACGGTTCTGTCGTTCCAGGAGGCGCCCTTCCTCGACGCGACGGACGGGACTCTCCCCGTGACTTCGCTCCTCGCAGACGCCGCGACGCATGCGAAGATGCGGCTCCTCCGCACCCGATCGACGTCCGGCGCCGCCTCGCCCCTCGAGACGGAGGAGCGCGCTCTGCTCCTCCTGGGCGATCTCGCCGCCCGCGCTCAGCGCGCCGCCGGCCGCCCGGTCACCGCGCGGCGCGAGGCGACGCGGCGGCGGAGGCGGGAGCTGGCGGAGGCGGCGCGCGAGATCCTCGCGGCGCGTTTCCGCGAGAAGCTGACGCTCGCCAGGATCGCGCGCGAGATCGCCTCGTCCCCCTTTCACCTCGCCCGACTCTTCCGCGCCGAGACGGGACTCCCCGTCCACCGCTATCTGAACCGGCTGCGCCTCCGCGAGGCGATCGAGAGGATCGACGCGGGCGCCCCCGATCTGTCGGCCCTCGCCTGCGACGTCGGCTTCAGCAGCCACGCCCACTTCACCGACGCCTTCCGGCGCGAGTTCGGCATGCCGCCGTCGCGCGCCCGCATCCCCTCGGGGGCCTGATCCCGGAGCCGCGGAGCAACCCGCCGGCGCCCTGACGGTACTAAGGGCGTGGGAGGACCTCCGCTCATGCCGGGCCGTCGCCAATCCCTCGCCTTCGTCGCCCCCCTCCTCGCCCTCCTCCTCCCCGCCGTCGCGGTGGCCGCGGGGCCGGCCGATCCGGCCTCCGCCGGACCGCTCACGCAGATCTCTGGCCCCTCTCTCTTCACCAGTTGCACCGCCGATTCCCCGAACCTCCAGGGAGGGACGAACTACCCGGCGACGGAGGTCGAGACCTGGGTGGATGTGAACCCGGTCAACCCGATGAATGTCGTCGCGGTGTGGCAGCAGGATCGCTGGTCGAACGGCGGGGCGCGGGGTCTCGGGATCGGCGTCAGCTTCGACGGCGGCGGCACGTGGAGCGTGTCGGCGCTCCCTTGGCTGACGCTGTGCTCGGGAGGGACCTACCAGCGGGCGAGCGATCCGTGGATCTCGTTCGCACCCAACGGCGACCTGCACCTCGCCGCCCTCCTCCTCGACACCGGCTTCGGCGCGGCGCACGCCATGGTGGTGAGCCGCTCGACCGACGGCGGGATGACCTGGTCGCCGCCCACCGGCCTGATCACGGGCGCGTCTCCCCTCGTGAACGACAAGGAGTCGATCACCGCCGACGCGACCGACCCGAACTTCGTCTACGCCGTCTGGGATCGCGTCGACATCGGGACCGGGACGGGGCCGACCTATTTCACGCGAAGCGCCGACGGCGGAGCCACGTGGGAGCCCGCCCGCGTCATCCACGATCTCGGCACCGGCAACCAGACGCTGGGCAACCAGGTCG from Acidobacteriota bacterium carries:
- a CDS encoding helix-turn-helix transcriptional regulator produces the protein MPPAAAHLTYRSLHLGDEVEVWDVDCRSGAGPCGEEEAAERFNIVFPRAGVFRRHASCGETLADVNQALFFRPGEPYRVSHPAPGGDACTVLSFQEAPFLDATDGTLPVTSLLADAATHAKMRLLRTRSTSGAASPLETEERALLLLGDLAARAQRAAGRPVTARREATRRRRRELAEAAREILAARFREKLTLARIAREIASSPFHLARLFRAETGLPVHRYLNRLRLREAIERIDAGAPDLSALACDVGFSSHAHFTDAFRREFGMPPSRARIPSGA